Proteins found in one Zea mays cultivar B73 chromosome 1, Zm-B73-REFERENCE-NAM-5.0, whole genome shotgun sequence genomic segment:
- the LOC100275316 gene encoding Membrane magnesium transporter-like → MGIGYVVGVLGGAILAHAAYATIQYRAVLKITEEEFSRPPMDVMMELLLGLALCMWAGLAVPAKFLSVLPHSEENRIVSFPANLDFMIFNHRGRALPSDSDLKLKT, encoded by the exons ATGGGGATCGGCTACGTAGTGGGCGTTCTCGGCGGCGCCATCCTCGCCCACGCCGCCTACGCCACCATCCAGT ACCGGGCGGTGCTCAAGAtcacggaggaggagttctcgcgGCCGCCCATGGAT GTGATGATGGAGTTGCTCCTAGGGTTGGCTTTGTGCATGTGGGCAGGTCTTGCTGTTCCAGCGAAATTTCTCTCAGTGCTCCCACATTCTGAGGAGAATAG GATCGTCTCGTTCCCGGCTAACCTGGATTTCATGATCTTCAACCACCGGGGAAGAGCGCTGCCGTCAGACTCAGACCTGAAGCTCAAGACATAG